The genomic stretch CCCAGGCTGGTACTGGGAGGACGCTTCTAGGAGGATAAAACATGGTGAAAAAAGAGAACTCCAGTACCTACAAAAGATTGATAAAAATCGTTGAGATACCTAGTATGTCTCCATCCTCCGAGGAGGAAAACCGGGTAGCCCAGGAACTATACGACGAGATATCCCAAGAGAAGTATTTCAAAAGTCACCCGGAAGACCTCAGACTTCTTCCCGTAGAGGGAGATGGGCTAGATAGACATATAGTCTTCGCCATAGTCCGAGCTTCGAAAAAGACGGATAAAACGGTGCTCATGATGGGACACATGGACGTCGTGGCGGTAGACGTCTTCGGTCCGTTGAAAGATCTGGCCTTCGATCCCGAGAGCTACACGGAGAAACTCGACCCGAAAGGCCTGGGAGAAGATGCTGCGAAAGACCTTCGCTCCGGTGAATGGCTCTTCGGAAGAGGCGTAGCGGACATGAAATCGGGAGTCTGCGCAGGGACGGAGCTTCTTATGGAGCTGTCGAAAAAAACGGAGGATCTGAAATCCAACGTAGCGGTGCTGTTCGTTCCCGACGAAGAGAATAACTCGGCCGGGATGCTGGGAGCGGCGAGATGGCTTGCCAGGTTCCAGGAGGAGGGCCTGAGCTTTCTATGCTGCGTCGACCTGGAACCGACCTTCGCCACCGGAGAGGACGCCCAACCGACCGTCTACCTGGGCAGCCTGGGAAAGATCAACCCCTTTATCTACTGTCTGGGCAAGGAAGCTCATGCCGGAGAGTACTACGATGGCTTCAGCGTAGGCCCCACCATATCCCGAATAGGGCTGAGCCTGGACGGCGATATCTCTCTGTCCGATCGATTGGGAAACAACGTCTATCCTCCCTTCGCCGCACTGAAGATAGAGGACATGAGGGACGAGTACTCCGCCACCATCCTGTCCAGATCCGCGATGGCCTTCAGCTACCTCACCTCCACTAAGATGCCGGGAGAGATAATCGAGCTGCTGAAAGACACGGCCCTCAAGGCCCTGAACGACTCGATAACGGAACACGAGGAGAGAAAAGCCACGTACCGCAGAGAAAACGGCATGGCGGCCCCTCAGGAAAGGCTGAAGGCTCGGGTATTCACGGTTGGAGAGATAATGAGCTTGGCGGAAAAGAAAACCGGACGATCGGGAGAGGACATAGCCTTTGAGATAATTGCCGACTGTCCGAAGAAAGACGACGAGAGGGCGAAAGGACTGAAGGTAATATCCCAAGTGGTTGACGATCTGGGACTCAGAGGCCCTCTGGCGGTAGTGGGATTTCTTCCTCCCTGGTACCCCCACAGGGTGAACGAGGAAAGGCTGCCTCAGGACGAACTTCCGAGAAAAGCGGCTAAGGAACTGGTACTGGAAAGCCTTCGACAGGGCGTTAAACTGGAGGTCCGTACGATGTTCGAGGGGGTCTCGGACCTAAGCTACTGCGGCTTCACAGGAGACCGTTCCGACGCCATAGCCTTCGAGGAAAATATGCCGGGAGGGAAGACTCTTTACGACTTCCCCACGGAGGAGTTGCTGAAGCTATCCATACCGGTACTAAATTTCGGACCGGTAGGCAAGGACGCACACAAGGAGACAGAGAGGCTTCATCTGCCTTTCTACCTGGATTCCTACCCGAAGCTTTTACGCCATTTGATAGAGACTCTAGGAAAGTAAGATAAAAGGCACAGACGCATAAAATCAGGGCCCCGAGGAGATCTCGGGGCCCTGATTTTACGTCAATACTGCTCGTATACCCAAGAACGCTTCCTGGGGAAAAGCTCGTCTATAAACGTTCCGGTAAAATCTCCTAAACGGCCCGTCCTGGGACCGACGTTGGACAGAGCTGGAAAGACGTCGGGTCTGTTGGCTCGAAGCTCCCGCCAGGTCCGATGCCCCAGACAGAGGGCCGGGAACAGCTCCTTATGGATGAAAAAATGGGCGTCGCATTCTCCGTCGTCTCCGGCGCGAATATCCTCCAGCTTACCGTTGATCCAGACCAGATCCAGGCTGTCATCGAAAAAATCGAGACGGACTCGTCCGGTATAGCCCTCGAAAACCCCGCAGGAAATCCTGTCTTCAAGGATTGGCACCATAGCGGTCAACAGCCTCTTTACGTCGGGAATGGAAACCTGCCAGGCATAGGTATCCTCCGAGGAGGCACCGGAAGCGATCGCCAGCCTAGACATGGGAGCATCCGGATGGAGGTCCAGACGAACGTAGGGTTTTTCCCTTTCTTCGGCCAAGCGAAGACAGTAGTTCATAAAACCCACCGCCATTTCGTGGGACATACGTTCTCCCACCTCGCTAACGATGAGCCCCTTGCCGAACCCCTGTCTGGAGATTCTGGCATAGGATCGCCTTCCGGTCGGGGCCTCTATTACGAGAAAATCCGAACCGTACTCGGTCAACTGCCCTTCGTTCAAGAGATACCGCCATACCTCGGGCCCTCTGAGGGCGGATACAAAATTAGAGGATCCGAAGAGCTCATCCTCCTCCATCAGAAAGGGAATATCGTCCACCGTAGCGGAACGCACGGATACTCCCAAAGGGGGTTCCCCTGGGATGCCGTGTAACGGCATCTCGATGTGAGAACACAGAGGCAGGGCGAACCGGAACCCCAGACGATCGTAAAATCCTGGGATACCCTGTATCACCACCAGATGGTAGGACTCTCTCCGTACCGTATCCATCAGCTCGGAGTGAAGACGACGCATCAATCCCCTATGCCGATGAGCCTCGCCGGTGCCGACGATGCCCATCTCTGCTACCTTGAGCCGGATCTTCCCCATACGCCATCGCCATGGCAACAGAGCACAGGCCGCAGCTATATCGCCACTATCCCGTTCCTCCGCCACGAACCACAGGTCGCCATTCATTCCGGGAAAATGGCGCATGAGATTTGACGCAAACTCGCCGACTTTTTCGGGCTCGAAAACACGGTTGAAAAAGTCGCGAAGATCGTCGATATCCTTACTAAAATCGGCTCTTCTTACAAAATATCGGTCCAATTTAACGTACTCCTTTTTCGATCGCTCATCCCCGACAAAGAGGATGTTCCAGAGAAAACACCTTCTCTCCGGCGATCGAAACGGCTACACAGAAAAAAACTTAGAACAGACTGATCGGAAGCCGCTTCGATCGCGACCGCAACACAGTCCTCAGGTCCCCCAAGGGATTGAACAAACAGACACTTCCTTCTATCCAGAGATATGCCTCTTCAAAAAGAGACATCTAATGATAACACAAGGACTTATCCGATTCAATATTAGCTGATATAGACAGATCCCCCGAGGAAACCCTCGGGGGATCTTCAAATCAACATTGGTGCCGGAGGGGAGACTCGAACTCCCACGGGGTTGCCCCCGGCGGATTTTGAGTCCGCTGCGTCTACCATTCCGCCACTCCGGCGCGTAGGCTTATTTTTTACCACAGGACAGATGATCTGTCCAGCCCCCGAAAGGACTTACCCTCAAAAGTTAAGATAAAAAGATGGCGAAACCCTGGATCACGAAGGCATTTACTATATCGATGAAAAACGCACCGACTATCGGTATCACGAAGAAAGCCCTTGGAGCGGGACCGTAGTTTGAACAAAGCGCCTCCATGTTGGCTACGGCATTGGGAGTGGCCCCCATTCCGAAACCACAGTGCCCACCGGCCATAATAGCCGCTTCAAAATCTTTACCCATGAGGCGAAATGTAACGAAGTACGAGAAAGATGCCATAAGAAGCATCTCTCCCAGCAGAATGGCCACCATAGGCCCGGCCAAGTCCATAAGCTGCCACAGTTTTAGGGACATCAAGGCCATGGCCAAAAACAGCGACAGAGCGACTGCCCCTATGTAATCGACGCATTTAAGATGAACCCTGAACGCCCCCGAAAAATCGGAGACATTGCGAATTATTATGCCTACGAAAAGGGCACACAGATAGGTAGGAAGGGTGATCCCCATATCCATTAACCTGGCATAAGCCAGAGAGCCAAGGTACATAGCCACCGATATCTGAAGGATGGTAAGCGATACGTCGTTAACCGTAACCCCACCATGATCTCCACTGGAATCAAGAGGCCCGCTCTCCCCGTGAACACCGTCGCTTTCGTCGTCCAGCTGAGGCTTAAGGTCATATTTCCTTATCAATCTTCTGGCCACCGGACCACCGATTATCGACCCCGCGACCAAGCCGAAGGTCGCAGCCGCCATGGCGAGCTCCATTGCGCCAACCAGGCCGTATTGGGTGGTAAAGGTTTTCGCGAAAGTAGCACCGGTTCCATGTCCGCCCGACATGGTGACAGAGCCTGCCAGCAACCCCAGCAAAGGATGAAGTCCGGTAAGCTTCGAGATTACGACCGCCACCAGATTTTGACAGAAGACGAGAATCGAGGCCAATCCCAAGAAGAGAAGTACCTGCGGTCCTCCCTTCTTGAGTAGCTTAAGGCTGGCTCCCAGCCCTACCGTAGTAAAGAACGTTATCATCAGAGGGGACTGGAGGGTCATATCGAAGGAAAAATCTATCTTACCCATCAGGCCCCAACGAAGCAAAGCAAATATTATGCCTCCTATAACAGGAGCTGGAATATTGTATTCTCTGAGAACGTCTACTTTTCTACGCAGAAACAGGCCGCACCACAGCACGACGGAAGCCACCGCAACTGTTCCGATGAGATCAAACTCTAAAGTCATATTACAGAGCGCCCTTCCCGTCGAAGAATTTTTTCGCTCCATCGTGGAGAGGAATTAGGACCTCGTCGACGTTATCGGGGCTAAGTTTGACCGATCCGGGAATATACGAAGATATATCCTCGGCATTGTCGTACACGGTCTCGGCTACTCTGTTTATCAGGTCATCGTCTAGATCCTCCCTGCAACACAGGACAGTCCAGGCTCCTACCGTCTTGATATCCTCGATTTGGCCATCAAAAGTCCCGGCAGGAACAACGAACTCCTTCCAGTAAGGGGCGGTATCCATGAGTTTTTTTCTCGTCTTATCGTCGAGACCTATTATTCTGGCGTCTTTCAAGGCTTCCTGCTCCATGGCGGATCCTCCACCAAGAGGACCGACGAAAATAACCGCATCCACCGAGCCTTCCCGTAAAGCCAAAAGTCCCTCTCCCATCCCTAGGTAGGCCGGCTCCAACTGATCCTGACGCAAGCCGGAGGCCATCAAAATCTGCTGAGCGGTTATGAGAACCCCCGACCCCTTCTTGCCTAAGACCACCTTCTTACCTGCCAGATCGGACAGGGTCACGATGGCAGAATCCTTCGGGACCAATATCCTGGCAACCTCCGGATAAAGCGGCACGACGCCTCTGAGGTAGGTCTGCGGAGCCTCGTAGTAGAGATCACGCCCCTGATAAGCCATAACGGCAAAGCTGTCGATCAAGGCGAATTGGGCCAATCCCTTTTCCATAAGATCGACGTTTTCCGCAGATCCACCGGAAGGCAGTACCGCCACCCTTACGCCAGGAAGCTTCTCGTTTACGGTCTCGGCGAGAATACCTCCTAAACTGTAATAGGTTCCCCCCATGTTACCACTGGCCATTACATAGACCGGCTGAAAAGCTGAGGCAACCGCAGCCGTCCCCAAAACGACGGAGACTAGAAGCAAACATAACAGACCTCTTCTTTTACCCACAAAAAGTCCCCCTAAGATATAAAATGTGACTATAGATGAAATAAATCACTATTCGATATCTTAGCATCGATCTTACACCGACAGGGCTATTATGGTAAATTCTACTATTTTGATTCTTCAGCATAACGAAT from Dethiosulfovibrio faecalis encodes the following:
- a CDS encoding GNAT family N-acetyltransferase, translating into MDRYFVRRADFSKDIDDLRDFFNRVFEPEKVGEFASNLMRHFPGMNGDLWFVAEERDSGDIAAACALLPWRWRMGKIRLKVAEMGIVGTGEAHRHRGLMRRLHSELMDTVRRESYHLVVIQGIPGFYDRLGFRFALPLCSHIEMPLHGIPGEPPLGVSVRSATVDDIPFLMEEDELFGSSNFVSALRGPEVWRYLLNEGQLTEYGSDFLVIEAPTGRRSYARISRQGFGKGLIVSEVGERMSHEMAVGFMNYCLRLAEEREKPYVRLDLHPDAPMSRLAIASGASSEDTYAWQVSIPDVKRLLTAMVPILEDRISCGVFEGYTGRVRLDFFDDSLDLVWINGKLEDIRAGDDGECDAHFFIHKELFPALCLGHRTWRELRANRPDVFPALSNVGPRTGRLGDFTGTFIDELFPRKRSWVYEQY
- a CDS encoding TAXI family TRAP transporter solute-binding subunit, which produces MGKRRGLLCLLLVSVVLGTAAVASAFQPVYVMASGNMGGTYYSLGGILAETVNEKLPGVRVAVLPSGGSAENVDLMEKGLAQFALIDSFAVMAYQGRDLYYEAPQTYLRGVVPLYPEVARILVPKDSAIVTLSDLAGKKVVLGKKGSGVLITAQQILMASGLRQDQLEPAYLGMGEGLLALREGSVDAVIFVGPLGGGSAMEQEALKDARIIGLDDKTRKKLMDTAPYWKEFVVPAGTFDGQIEDIKTVGAWTVLCCREDLDDDLINRVAETVYDNAEDISSYIPGSVKLSPDNVDEVLIPLHDGAKKFFDGKGAL
- the gltS gene encoding sodium/glutamate symporter, with amino-acid sequence MTLEFDLIGTVAVASVVLWCGLFLRRKVDVLREYNIPAPVIGGIIFALLRWGLMGKIDFSFDMTLQSPLMITFFTTVGLGASLKLLKKGGPQVLLFLGLASILVFCQNLVAVVISKLTGLHPLLGLLAGSVTMSGGHGTGATFAKTFTTQYGLVGAMELAMAAATFGLVAGSIIGGPVARRLIRKYDLKPQLDDESDGVHGESGPLDSSGDHGGVTVNDVSLTILQISVAMYLGSLAYARLMDMGITLPTYLCALFVGIIIRNVSDFSGAFRVHLKCVDYIGAVALSLFLAMALMSLKLWQLMDLAGPMVAILLGEMLLMASFSYFVTFRLMGKDFEAAIMAGGHCGFGMGATPNAVANMEALCSNYGPAPRAFFVIPIVGAFFIDIVNAFVIQGFAIFLS
- a CDS encoding M20/M25/M40 family metallo-hydrolase translates to MVKKENSSTYKRLIKIVEIPSMSPSSEEENRVAQELYDEISQEKYFKSHPEDLRLLPVEGDGLDRHIVFAIVRASKKTDKTVLMMGHMDVVAVDVFGPLKDLAFDPESYTEKLDPKGLGEDAAKDLRSGEWLFGRGVADMKSGVCAGTELLMELSKKTEDLKSNVAVLFVPDEENNSAGMLGAARWLARFQEEGLSFLCCVDLEPTFATGEDAQPTVYLGSLGKINPFIYCLGKEAHAGEYYDGFSVGPTISRIGLSLDGDISLSDRLGNNVYPPFAALKIEDMRDEYSATILSRSAMAFSYLTSTKMPGEIIELLKDTALKALNDSITEHEERKATYRRENGMAAPQERLKARVFTVGEIMSLAEKKTGRSGEDIAFEIIADCPKKDDERAKGLKVISQVVDDLGLRGPLAVVGFLPPWYPHRVNEERLPQDELPRKAAKELVLESLRQGVKLEVRTMFEGVSDLSYCGFTGDRSDAIAFEENMPGGKTLYDFPTEELLKLSIPVLNFGPVGKDAHKETERLHLPFYLDSYPKLLRHLIETLGK